In Sulfuriferula plumbiphila, the genomic window CGGTGGTTGACAGCCAAGCTTTGCAGATATAGATTGAATACGCGCCGATTTGATACAGCTTGCGGGCGCTTAATAAATTCAGCTAAAGCGGAACAGCCCGTTCCAGCTTTCCTGCTGAACGGGTTTTTTTATTTTTGGAGTGGACATGAATCACGACAACGATCAATACGACATCGAAACCCTGGGTGTGCGCGCAGGAATAGAGCGCAGTCAGTTCAACGAGCATAGCGAGGCGCTGTTCCTCACCTCCAGCTTCGTGTTCAACAGTGCAGCGCAGGCCGCGGCACGCTTCAAGGGTGAGGAACCGGGCAATATCTACGCGCGCTTCACCAACCCCACCGTGACCATGTTCGAGCAGCGCCTGGCCGCGCTGGAAGGCGCGCAACGTTGCGTTGCCACGGCCTCCGGCATGTCCGCCATCCTGGCCACGGTGATGGGGCTGCTGTCGGCTGGCGACCACATCGTTGCCTCGCGTTCCATCTTTGGCTCCACGGTGCAGTTGTTCAATAACATCATCGCGCGCTTCGGGGTAGAGACCACGCTGGTGTCGCCGACTGATGTGGACGAATGGCGACGTGCCGTACGCCCCCATACCAAACTGTTTTTCGTTGAGTCGCCCTCCAACCCGCTGACCGAAGTCAGCGACATCGGCGCGCTCGCTGCCCTGGCCAGGGAAAGCGGCGCCAGGCTCGCGGTAGACAACTGCTTCTGCTCGCCGGCGCTGCAGCGTCCGCTGGAACTGGGCGCGGATATCGTGATTCATTCCGCCACCAAATACCTGGACGGCCAGGGCAGGGTGCTGGGGGGGGCAGTGCTGGGCAGCAAGGAGCTGATGGAAGGCGTGTTCACCTTTTTGCGTACCGCCGGCCCCACCCTCAGTGCATTCAACGCCTGGGTGTTCCTGAAAGGGCTGGAGACCCTCAAGCTGCGCATGGACGCGCATTCGGCCTCGGCGTTGCAACTGGCGAGCTGGCTGGAGCAGCATCCTGGCGTGGAGCGTGTATATTATCCGGGCCTGCCATCGCACCCGCAGCATGCGCTTGCGCTGCGCCAGCAGCGCAGCGGCGGGGGCATTGTTGCCTTCGATGTGAAAGGGGGCAAGGAAGCGGCCTGGAAAGTGGTGGACGCAACCCGCATGATCTCGATCACTGCGAATCTGGGCGATGCGAAAACCACCATCACCCATCCCGCCACCACGACGCATGGCCGACTGGCGCCGGAACAGCGGATTGCGGCCAGTATCGGTGACGGGCTGTTGCGCGTGGCCGTGGGGCTGGAATCGGTGCGTGACATTCAGGCTGATTTGGCAAGAGGATTGGATACGCTATGAACAAGCTGACTAAAATCCTGCTCTGGCTGGCTATGTTATGGCCCATGTTGGGCTTGGCCGGGAATATGACTGAGCTGGACTATCTCGATCAGGATCCCGGTACCGCAGCTTATCCCACCCGCATTCTGGTCAACAAGAAATTCATGCGTATGGATTCGGGCAAGGATGCAGGTGATTTCATTCTGATGGATCGCCACGCGGGCACGGTTTACAACGTGATCCGGAGCGAGGCAAATATTTACCGCTATAATCCGCATCCGCTGACACTGGCCAAACCCACCCCATGGAAAATTCAGGAGCAAGTCAAACAGCTGCCGGGCAACACGCGTAAATTCACCCTCGGCGTCAATGGCAAGCCGTGCATGGAAATCACTGCCACGGACAATCTTTTGCCAGATGTGGTGTCAGCGCTTGCCACCTATCGGCAAACACTGACATCGGTAGAGGTGCTGACCTGGCAGCGCACCCCTGCGGAAATGCGCGATCAGTGCGATCTGGCACAACATGTGTTCGAGATTCGGCGCACCCTGCAATACGGGCTCCCCATTGAAGAGCTGTACGCCAATGGCCGCAGCCGTCGCTATGTTTCACATGGCACGCGGGCATCGCAGGCGGCGTTGTTCCAGTTGCCGCCAAAATACAAAATGGTCAATGCGGATCAGGTTCAGGGCAAGTGAGCGGATGCGCGCTGCACCCCGCCGCGTCGCAGTGCAGATAGCCCCCGCTGTCGTACCAGTCCTGCAATACCCAGCGCTCGCTGGCATGCCCGTCCACTTCTAAAACGTGACGCGCGGGGCGGTGGGTATGACCATGAATCAGGCGCGGATAGGCATATTCGCGCAGGATTTCGATCACGGCCTGGTGATTGACGTCCATGATTGCGGCGGTTTTTTCCTGTTTGGCATGTTCGCTCTGGCTGCGTGCCTGCTGCGCCATGGTGCGGCGCACGGCGAGCGGCTGTGCCAGGAAACCGGTTTGCCAGGCAGGATCGCGCACCTGCGCGCGGAAAGCCAGATAGGATCTGTCATCGGTGCACAGCGTGTCGCCATGCATCAGCAAGGTCGGCTGGCCGTACAGGTCCAGCAGCGTGGGGTCAGCCAGCAGACGCGCGCCACTGGCATCGGCAAATTGCTGCGCCAGAAAAAAATCGCGATTGCCATGCATCAAGTACACCGCTACGCCACTGTCGGAGAGCCGCCGTAATGCACCGACAACGCTGCGGCTCAACGCTGTGTCCTCATCATCGCCCACCCAGGACTCGAACAGGTCCCCGAGAATGTACAGGGCTTCGGCGCTGCGCGCGCGCGTTTCCAGGAAATCAAAAAACAGCCGGCTGATTTGCGGCCGGCTGTCGCACAGATGCAGGTCGGATATGAACAGGCTGTGCGCGCACTCGCTCATGGGATCAGGCTGTTTCGGCGCGCTCGATGATGACGTCTTCAACCGGCACATCCTGGTGTCCGGCACGGTTTCCGGTTTTGACTTTCCTGATTTTATCCACCACCTCCTGGCCTTCCACGACCTTGCCGAATACGCAGTAGCCAAAGCCTTGCGGCGTGGCCGAAGTAAAATTGAGGAAGCTGTTGTTGGCAACGTTGATGAAGAACTGTGCAGTGGCTGAGTGCGGGTCTGGAGTACGCGCCATGGCAACGGTATAGGCCTCGTTCTTGAGGCCATTACCGGCTTCGTTTTCAACGGGAGCGTGGGCCGGCTTCTGGCTCATGCCGGGTTCAAACCCACCGCCCTGCACCATGAAGCCATCAATCACGCGGTGAAAAATGGTGTTGTTATAGGCGCCGCTATTCACATAGTCGAGGAAATTGGCGACGGTTTTGGGTGCCTTGTCGGCATAAAGGTCGAGGGTGATGACGCCGTGATTGGTATGCAGTTTGACCATGGGGTATATCTCCTGATTGGGTTGAGATTTGTAATGGATCGGGATTGGGATGCGTAGGCAGCTAAACACTTACTTATTGGGAAAAGTGGAGAAAAGGTTGCAGGCAACAGCACGAAAGGGCGCGCGCTTCATTATGATATACTCGGGTGGACTGAGCCTGGAGGCCAATTCTAGCAAGAACTCCCCCTGATTCAAAATCGCCATTCACCATCTCGCCTTTATCTCCGCACGTTTTTGTCCGACACGCCATGTTGACCATCTACAATTCCTTGGGCCGCGAGAAGCAGGCCTTTGTTCCGATCAACCCTGGCCGGGTGCGCATGTATGTGTGCGGCATGACGGTGTACGACTATTGTCATCTGGGCCATGCGCGCGTGCTGGTGGTATTCGATATGGTGACGCGCTGGCTGCGCGCGTCCGGCTATGCAGTCGAGTACGTGCGCAACGTGACCGACATCGACGACAAAATCATCAAGCGTGCCGCCGAGAACAAGGAATCCATCAACGAACTCACCGCGCGCTTTATCGCCGCGATGAATGAAGATGCCGCTGCACTGGGCGTGCTGCCGCCCACCCATGAGCCGCGCGCCACCGAATTTGTCGCGCCCATGCTGCACATGATTGAAACCCTGATCGCGCGTGGCCTGGCCTACCCTGCCGCGAATGGCGATGTGTACTACGCTGTGCATGCCTTTCCCGGTTACGGCAAGCTGTCGGGCAAAACGCTGGATGAATTGCGGGCGGGCGAGCGCGTTGAGGTGGATCGGAACAAGCGCGACCCGCTTGATTTCGTGCTGTGGAAAGCCGCCAAAGCGGGTGAACCCGCGTGGGATTCGCCGTGGGGAGCAGGACGCCCGGGCTGGCATATAGAATGTTCGGCGATGGGCGAGCATTACTTCGGCGCACATTTCGATATCCACGGCGGCGGGCAGGATCTGCAGTTCCCGCACCATGAAAACGAAATCGCGCAGTCCGAGGGTGTACACAACTGTACCTTTGTGAACTACTGGATGCACAACGGTTTCGTGCGCGTGGATAACGAAAAGATGTCCAAGTCGCTGGGCAACTTTTTCACCATCCGCGAAGTGTTGACCCGCTACGATGCCGAAACCGTGCGCTTTTTCATCCTGCGCGCGCATTACCGCAGCCCGCTGAATTATTCCGACCAGCATCTGGATGACGCCCGGCAGGCGCTGACCCGGCTCTACACCGCGTTGCGGGATATTGCGCCGCTGGACATCCGGATCGATTGGACGCACCCGCAGGCGGCGCGCTTCAAGGCGGCAATGGACGATGACTTCAATAGCGCCGAGGCCATGGCGGTGCTGTTCGAGCTGGCGGGAGAAACCAACAAATCGCGCTCGGCGCAGGATGCCGCGCTGCTGCGGGCGCTCGGCGGCGTGCTGGGTTTGCTGCAAAACGACCCGGCAACCTATCTGCAGGCGCTGACCGGCAGCGCTTATTCAGCACAACAGATAGAACAGCTGATTATCGACCGCGCCATAGCGCGCAAGGCGAAAAATTTTGCCGAGGGCGATCGTATTCGCAAGCAATTGCTGGATGCCGGGATCGTGCTGGAAGACAGCGCTCAGGGTACCAGCTGGCGGCGCGAGTAATTCAGCGCCTCAGCATATTCCGGCTGGTGTGCAACGGACACCAGCCGAGCTCATTGCGAGCGCGGCCGCAATTCAATGTAAGACTCCGGTGTACACCCTCCATCCAGCCGGGTTCGCCGCCTGCGCCGGTCAATTTCCAGGCAAGACTCAATGCCGCGCCGGCAAGTTTTGGCGCAACCGGCACAGCCACGCGGCTACGCGCGCGAATCGCATCACGAAAGCTGAAGCTGTCGTCCGCAGCCAGATTGTAGGCACCCGTTGCCGGTTGCCTGAGTGCCAGTACAATCGCCGCGGCCACATCGTCTTCGTGCACACATTGCAGCAGCGGTTGCGGGTCGGGCAGGCGCACATAGCATGGCTGGCGCAGCAGGGCCTTGAGCAGCGGCTGGGCATGGGCGCCGAGGATGATGTGCGGGCGCAGACGCACTACATCCGGATAGTGAGCCGTGAGCCAGTGTTCCAGTTCGGCTTTGTGCTCGCCATACAGAAAGCCCGGGATAGGCTTGAGCGGGGCTGCTTCATTGACCAGCACGCCGCTCCCGTACACTGCCGCGCTGGACAGATGCACCTGACGTGCCACACCCGCCGCGCGGGCCGCAGCAAACAGGCGCTGCGAGGCATGCAGGTTGATTGCGCGCATGGCGTGCAGCGGGGTTCTGCCGCGCAGCACCACAAACGCCAGGTGCACCAGGCCGTCGCAGGCCTGTAGCAATGGGGCGAGACTGACATCGCGCAGATCCGCCTGGACGTGGCGGTATTTCCGGTGCTCAAACCATCCCGGCCGAATATCCAGCCCGAGCACCGATTCGATCACCGGGTCATCGCACAAGCGCGGCAACAGGGCGCGGGCAAGGTGGCTGGCGCTACCGCTAATGAATACACGCATGGCGTTCAGGTGTGGAAAGCAGGCATGACGTCCTCTGCAATGCAGTGCATGGATTCCTGGATGACCTCGGTCGGGAGCGCGCCGGCACCGACCGCACAGAGCAGATTGGTCACCCCGGCATCACGGTATTTCTGCAGTTTCCCGATACATTCTGCGGGCGTGCCCACGACTGCCATGCCGAATGTTTCCAGCAGGGTGAGGTTGATGCCGAGCTTCATCAGGCTGCGAAAGCGCCCCAGATCGTGAAAGTGTTCATAGCTGGGATAGAGTTTTTCCAGCACCGGTAATGTCGTGGCGAAGAGCGCATTGTAAAACCACGTCAATGCCGGTTTGGCGAGCTGGCGGGCGCGCTTGCCGTCGGGCAGGCAGACGATGCCGACGCTCATGCCGGCACGTGGCGCAGGTACGGCAGCCGCGCTGTCGAGATAATTGCGGATGTCGTGTTTCACCATCATCCATGGTTTGAACGGGCCCGCCAGCATCCCCAGTTGTTGCTGCGCAGCCCAGGTGAACGTATCCGGGCTGACCGCAGCGGTCCACAGCGGCGGGTGAGGGGATTGCACCGGGTAAGGCAGTATATCCAGCGCATCCAGATGATAATGCTCGCCATGAAAGGTGACCGGACGGCGCAGGAACGACTGGCGCAGGATGGCCAGCGACTCCGCCGTGCGGCTGCGGCTGTCGCTCATGGCGACGCCGAACACGCCATACTCCTGGGGCGAGAAACCACGCCCGATGCCCAGCTCCAGACGACCGCCGGTGAGGATGTCCAGCGTGGCGGCACGCTCGGCAACATGCACGGGGTGGTGGTAGGGCAGCGGCACCACGCTCAGGCCCAGACGGATGCGCCGGGTGCGCTGGCTGGCCGCGGCCAGCACCAGATCAGGCTTGGAAGAATGCGAGTAGCCACGCATGAAATGATGCTCGACCAGCCACGCACAACCGAAACCGAGGCGGTCGGCCAGCTCGATTTCGGCCAGGGTGTCGGCGCATGCCTGCGCCTCGCTGCGTGCCAGATGCGGCGGCTGGGAAATCTCGTAAAACAGGTCGAATTGCATGGCCGGAGCGGGTCACAAGGGGCTGTTATAATGCCAGCATCATGACAAATTCGCCAAGCTATACCTGTTACGTGGGCGCGCGCGGCTGGGAACACGAGGACTGGGCAGGCAGCTTTTATCCGGACGATCTCCCGGCCGACTGGCGGCTTGCCTATTACAATAATTTTTTTACCTGCTGTTACCTCGACTACCCTGCCTGGGCGCAACAGCCCGAGGCAACGCTGGCGCAGTGGCTGGCCGATACCCTGCCGCGTTTTCGCTTTGTGCTGGAGACGCCAGCCAGCCTGTCGGAAGCCGATCGCGCGCGCCTGGCAATATTGGCGCCGCGCACCGGCCTGGCTGACACTGCGGCAGCGTTGCAGGCATCTTGCATGTGGTTGCCTGATGCGCCGGACTGGCGCGCGCTGTCGGCACAAATTCAGCACCGTGCGCAAACACCGGGAATACCGTGTTACCTGATCAGTCAGACACAGGCTGTGGCTGATTTGCAACAAGCCGTCACATTGCTGGAAATCCTGGGTTATTAAATTGTTCGCGCCGTCCAGCCGTTATAAAATCCGCTCAACTTCAATTTAAGGCATATCCGTGTCGACAGATAATCTGGTCGAAATTCGCAATCTTTCTTTTGCCTATGGCAAGCGCCCGATTCTGCAAGGTGTCAATCTGACTGCCCCGCGCGGCAAGGTGATCGCCCTCATGGGGGGCAGCGGATCGGGTAAAACGACCCTGCTGCGCCTCATTGGCGGGCAGTTGCGCCCCACTGGCGGCGAAGTGCGCGTGGCCGGGCAAGTGGTGCACCGGCTTAGTCATCAGGCGCTGTTCCAGCTGCGGCGCAAGATGGGGATGCTGTTCCAGTTTGGTGCCTTGTTTACCGATCTGAGCGTGTTTGACAACGTCGCGTTTCAGATGCGTGAGCATACTGATCTGCCTGAAGCCGTCATCCGTGATCTGGTATTGATGAAGCTGCATGCAGTGGGATTGCGCGGCGCCAGCCAGCTCATGCCGGCAGAATTGTCCGGCGGCATGGCGCGGCGTGTGGCGCTGGCGCGCGCGGTGGCACTGGATCCCATGCTCATCATGTATGACGAGCCGTTTACTGGCCTGGATCCTATCTCCCTGGGCCAAATCGGCAATCTGATCCGCAGGCTGACCGATACCCTGGGTCTGACCTCGATTGTGGTCACCCACGATGTGCAGAAATCGCTGGAAATTGTTGACTACGTCTATTTCGTATCGGGTGGCGTGATCGAGGCGGAAGGCACGCCTGCGGAAATACGTGCCTCCGGCTTGCCGTTTGTGCACCAGTTTGTGCATGGCGAAGAAGACGGTCCGGTACCCTTCCATTACCCTGCGCCTGACTATGCCCAGGATCTCGGACTGGGGGCGCGCAAATGATGCGTATGGGCGTGCGTTTTTTCTCCGCCATTGGACGGCGCGTGATTGATGGCATCTGGCGCCTGGGCTACGCCGCGCGTTTTGTGGCGCTTACGCTGCTGCGCTCGGGTACCAGCCTGGCACGGTTTGGCCTGGTGATCCGCGAAATTTATTCCAGCGGCGTGTTGTCACTCATCATCATTGTGGTGTCGGGGCTGTTTGTCGGCATGGTGCTGGGCCTGCAGGGTTATGAAACCTTGAAAACCTACGGCTCGGAACAGTCCCTGGGGGTGCTGGTTGCATTGTCACTGGTGCGCGAACTGGGGCCGGTGGTGGCAGCCCTGCTGTTTGCCAGTCGCGCCGGCTCGGCGATCACCGCCGAAATCGGTCTGATGAAAACCACAGAGCAGCTCAAGGCCCTGGAAATGATGGCGATAGACCCGATAGCACGGATAGTGGCACCGCGCTTCTGGGGCGGCGTAATTTCGATGCCGTTATTGGCGGCGATTTTTTCGGTGATGGGCGTATTTGGCGGGTATTTTGTCGGCGTGGTGCTGATCGGTGTGGACGACGGCGCATTCTGGTCGCAGATGCAGGCGGCGGTGGATGTGCGCCACGATGTAATCAACGGCGTGATCAAGAGTTGTGTGTTTGGTTTCGCGGTTACGGCAATTGCGTTATTTGAAGGCTACGACGCGCCGCCCACTGCGGAGGGTGTGTCGCGCGCGACCACGCGCACGGTGGTGACTTCCTCGCTGGCGATTCTGGCACTGGATTTTGTGCTCACTGCATTCATGTTCAAAGGGGTATAGGCAAATGGAAAGAACCGCACTCGACCTGTGGGTAGGCGTGTTTGTGGCGGCGGGGCTGGCGGCTTTGCTGGTACTGGCGTTCAAGGTGGGGAACATGAGCAGCTTTAATGTGTCCGACGGCTACACGGTTACGGCACAGTTCGACAATATCGGCGGGCTCAAGCCTCGTGCAGCGGTAAAAAGCGCGGGCGTGGTGGTTGGACGGGTGAGCCAGATCGCGTTTGACGACAAGACTTACGAGGCAACGGTCACCCTGAGCCTGGACAAACGCTACACCTTCCCCAAGGACACCATTGCGGCGATTCTGACTTCGGGGTTGCTGGGGGAACAATATATTGGCCTGGATGCGGGTGGCAGTGACAAAAAATTGGCCAATGGCGATAAAATCCGGATTACCCAGTCTGCGGTGGTGCTGGAGAACCTGATTAGCCAGTTTCTCTACAACAAGGCTGCGGGCGGTTCAGCCAAATCACCGGCATCTGCCCCGGCAGGCGCGCCCGCAACCCAAGGAATTCAGCAGTGAAAATGAAAAAATCGAGCACATTATCCCGGTTCATGCTGGCGCTGGCAGTTGCGTGGCCGGCAGGCAGCTTGGCGCAAACCGTGAACCTGGCGCAGGCGGAGCAAATGAGTCTGAGCGCCGACCCGCGGGTCAAGGAACGCGAGCAACTGGTGGAATCGGCGCGCGCCCTGCTCGAACAGGCGCAGGCCAAGGATGGCTGGCGCGTTAACGCCAACCTGTTTGTGGGGCTGGCGCCCCAGGTGAACGGCGGTTTTTATCAGGGCGGCGCCCCCTCCGGCACCACGCCGCGTCGCGACGGCCCGTTTCCGGGAGGCCTGTCCGACTGGACCTCGCTGCAGGTTGCGCTGATCAAACCGCTGTTTACGTTTGGCAAAATCCAGCATTACAGCGAGGCTGCGCAGGGCAATATCGATGTCAGGCGCGGCGATGTGCGCATCAGCAGGGCGGACACGGTGCTGGACGTCAAGCGCGCTTACTACGGTTACCTGACGGCGCGGGATTTGCGCCGTTTCCTGGAAGACGTGCAGAGCCGGCTGGACAGCGCGGTGACCCGCGTTAGCCACAACCTCAAGGAGGATAATGGCCAATCCAGACAATCGGATTTGTACGCGCTGCAAGCGGCGCGCGGCATGCTGGGCAAATATCTGAGCCAGGCCAAAGCCATCGAAAAAATCAGCCTGGATGGCCTGAAGGTGCTCACCGGTGTGGGCATGGATGCCGATCTGCAAGTGGCCGACGCCAGCCTGGCGCCGGTGGCGCTGCCCCGGGATAGCCTGGCGGAACTGCAGTCGCGCGCGCTGCTGGACCGCCCGGAAATGGCGCAACTGGAAGCCGGCATGCGTGCGCGTCGCGCCCTGGTGGCCGCGAAAAAATCGGAGCAATACCCGGACGTTTATGCGGGTATTGTAGGGACGGCCAATTACGCATCGCGGCGCGATCGGCTCAACAATCCCTATATTTATGACCCGTTCAACAACGCCGGTCTGACCCCGGTGGTCGGGGTGAAATGGGACATGGAATTCGGCGTGGTGCCTGCCAAAGTGGCGCAGGAGCAGGCCGAACTGGAAGCGCTCAACTATAAAAACCAGTATGCGCAGGCCGGGATTCCGTTCCAGGTATCTGCGGCGTATCAGCAGGTTCAGGCCAACTACGACGCGCAGCGCGATCTGGCCGCAGGCGCTGCGGCGGCGCGGCGCTGGATGATATCCGCGCTGGCGGATTTTAGCGCCGGACTCGGGCATGCCGATAAAGTCGCCGAGGCCCTGAAAAGCTACGCGCTTACCCAGGCGGAGTACCTGAAAACGGTGAACGATTACAACATGGATGTTGCCCAGATGTACCGCGCTGTCGGTGAACTCAAGTAAAACCACCTCTAAAGGCCAATACAAATCATGACGCATGAGCCCCCGTTGAAATTTTTCGCAGGTGCAGGAAAATGGCTGGTCGCCGGTCTGGCTGCGCTGAGCCTGCTGGTTGTCGCGCACGGACAGGCTGCGGGCGCCGATGTGGCGCCCGATGTGCTGGTCAAGACCACCACCCAGGAAGTGGTTGCCATCCTTAAAAAGGACAAGGACATTCAGGCGGGCGACACCCGCAAGATATACGAACTGGTGGACGCCAAGATTCTGCCCAATTTCGACTTTAACCATATGACCATGCTTGCGGTGGGCAAATACTGGCCGCGTGCCACGCCCGCCCAGCGCCAGTTGCTGATCCAGGAATTTCGTACCCTGCTGGTGCGCACCTACGCCAGTTCGCTGACCGCATTCAATAACCAGGCAATCGAATTCAAGCCGTTCAGCATGGCGCCGGAGGCGACCGACGTGACGGTGCAGACCCAGGTCAAGCAGCCCGGCGCCCAGCCCATTCCAATCGACTACAGCATGGAAAAAACACCTTTCGGCTGGAAAGTCTACGATGTGGCGATTGATGGCGTGAGCCTGGTGACCAACTACCGCAGCTCGTTCGGCAGCGAAATCCGCCAGTCGGGCATTGATGGACTGATTCGTACCCTCGCCAGCCGCAATCAGCAGAATGCGGTCAGCCAGCAGGAAGCACCGGCGGCTGCACCGACCAAAAAGTCGCGTAGCACGCACAAATGACAGCAGCCGAAAATGCTATCTGCGTCCTCGGTGCGGCAGTGACCATCTCCACCACCAGCAGCGTGCTCAAGGCCTGCACCGAGGCCATCAGGCAGGGTGCCCGTGTCATAGATTTTCACCAGGTGAATGAGGTGGATTCAGCCGCGCTCGGCCTGATTATTGAATGCCGGCGTGAAGCCGAGCACGCCGGGCTTGCACTGCGTTGCATCAATCTGCCGGCCAATCTGAGAAGCCTCGCCACGCTTTACGGCGTATTGGATCTGATCCCGCAATAAATGGGTGCCACGCCTGCCATTCTGGTGCGCCGGTTGCACAAGCATTTCGGCAGCCTGCACGCGTTGCAGGGGGTTGACCTGGAAGTGCGGCAGGGCGAATTTTTTGCCCTGCTGGGTCCTAACGGTGCGGG contains:
- a CDS encoding O-succinylhomoserine sulfhydrylase — translated: MNHDNDQYDIETLGVRAGIERSQFNEHSEALFLTSSFVFNSAAQAAARFKGEEPGNIYARFTNPTVTMFEQRLAALEGAQRCVATASGMSAILATVMGLLSAGDHIVASRSIFGSTVQLFNNIIARFGVETTLVSPTDVDEWRRAVRPHTKLFFVESPSNPLTEVSDIGALAALARESGARLAVDNCFCSPALQRPLELGADIVIHSATKYLDGQGRVLGGAVLGSKELMEGVFTFLRTAGPTLSAFNAWVFLKGLETLKLRMDAHSASALQLASWLEQHPGVERVYYPGLPSHPQHALALRQQRSGGGIVAFDVKGGKEAAWKVVDATRMISITANLGDAKTTITHPATTTHGRLAPEQRIAASIGDGLLRVAVGLESVRDIQADLARGLDTL
- a CDS encoding UDP-2,3-diacylglucosamine diphosphatase is translated as MSECAHSLFISDLHLCDSRPQISRLFFDFLETRARSAEALYILGDLFESWVGDDEDTALSRSVVGALRRLSDSGVAVYLMHGNRDFFLAQQFADASGARLLADPTLLDLYGQPTLLMHGDTLCTDDRSYLAFRAQVRDPAWQTGFLAQPLAVRRTMAQQARSQSEHAKQEKTAAIMDVNHQAVIEILREYAYPRLIHGHTHRPARHVLEVDGHASERWVLQDWYDSGGYLHCDAAGCSAHPLTCPEPDPH
- a CDS encoding peptidylprolyl isomerase — encoded protein: MVKLHTNHGVITLDLYADKAPKTVANFLDYVNSGAYNNTIFHRVIDGFMVQGGGFEPGMSQKPAHAPVENEAGNGLKNEAYTVAMARTPDPHSATAQFFINVANNSFLNFTSATPQGFGYCVFGKVVEGQEVVDKIRKVKTGNRAGHQDVPVEDVIIERAETA
- the cysS gene encoding cysteine--tRNA ligase; its protein translation is MLTIYNSLGREKQAFVPINPGRVRMYVCGMTVYDYCHLGHARVLVVFDMVTRWLRASGYAVEYVRNVTDIDDKIIKRAAENKESINELTARFIAAMNEDAAALGVLPPTHEPRATEFVAPMLHMIETLIARGLAYPAANGDVYYAVHAFPGYGKLSGKTLDELRAGERVEVDRNKRDPLDFVLWKAAKAGEPAWDSPWGAGRPGWHIECSAMGEHYFGAHFDIHGGGQDLQFPHHENEIAQSEGVHNCTFVNYWMHNGFVRVDNEKMSKSLGNFFTIREVLTRYDAETVRFFILRAHYRSPLNYSDQHLDDARQALTRLYTALRDIAPLDIRIDWTHPQAARFKAAMDDDFNSAEAMAVLFELAGETNKSRSAQDAALLRALGGVLGLLQNDPATYLQALTGSAYSAQQIEQLIIDRAIARKAKNFAEGDRIRKQLLDAGIVLEDSAQGTSWRRE
- a CDS encoding NAD-dependent epimerase/dehydratase family protein, encoding MRVFISGSASHLARALLPRLCDDPVIESVLGLDIRPGWFEHRKYRHVQADLRDVSLAPLLQACDGLVHLAFVVLRGRTPLHAMRAINLHASQRLFAAARAAGVARQVHLSSAAVYGSGVLVNEAAPLKPIPGFLYGEHKAELEHWLTAHYPDVVRLRPHIILGAHAQPLLKALLRQPCYVRLPDPQPLLQCVHEDDVAAAIVLALRQPATGAYNLAADDSFSFRDAIRARSRVAVPVAPKLAGAALSLAWKLTGAGGEPGWMEGVHRSLTLNCGRARNELGWCPLHTSRNMLRR
- a CDS encoding LLM class flavin-dependent oxidoreductase, which encodes MQFDLFYEISQPPHLARSEAQACADTLAEIELADRLGFGCAWLVEHHFMRGYSHSSKPDLVLAAASQRTRRIRLGLSVVPLPYHHPVHVAERAATLDILTGGRLELGIGRGFSPQEYGVFGVAMSDSRSRTAESLAILRQSFLRRPVTFHGEHYHLDALDILPYPVQSPHPPLWTAAVSPDTFTWAAQQQLGMLAGPFKPWMMVKHDIRNYLDSAAAVPAPRAGMSVGIVCLPDGKRARQLAKPALTWFYNALFATTLPVLEKLYPSYEHFHDLGRFRSLMKLGINLTLLETFGMAVVGTPAECIGKLQKYRDAGVTNLLCAVGAGALPTEVIQESMHCIAEDVMPAFHT
- a CDS encoding DUF72 domain-containing protein; the encoded protein is MTNSPSYTCYVGARGWEHEDWAGSFYPDDLPADWRLAYYNNFFTCCYLDYPAWAQQPEATLAQWLADTLPRFRFVLETPASLSEADRARLAILAPRTGLADTAAALQASCMWLPDAPDWRALSAQIQHRAQTPGIPCYLISQTQAVADLQQAVTLLEILGY
- a CDS encoding ABC transporter ATP-binding protein, which produces MSTDNLVEIRNLSFAYGKRPILQGVNLTAPRGKVIALMGGSGSGKTTLLRLIGGQLRPTGGEVRVAGQVVHRLSHQALFQLRRKMGMLFQFGALFTDLSVFDNVAFQMREHTDLPEAVIRDLVLMKLHAVGLRGASQLMPAELSGGMARRVALARAVALDPMLIMYDEPFTGLDPISLGQIGNLIRRLTDTLGLTSIVVTHDVQKSLEIVDYVYFVSGGVIEAEGTPAEIRASGLPFVHQFVHGEEDGPVPFHYPAPDYAQDLGLGARK
- the mlaE gene encoding lipid asymmetry maintenance ABC transporter permease subunit MlaE is translated as MGVRFFSAIGRRVIDGIWRLGYAARFVALTLLRSGTSLARFGLVIREIYSSGVLSLIIIVVSGLFVGMVLGLQGYETLKTYGSEQSLGVLVALSLVRELGPVVAALLFASRAGSAITAEIGLMKTTEQLKALEMMAIDPIARIVAPRFWGGVISMPLLAAIFSVMGVFGGYFVGVVLIGVDDGAFWSQMQAAVDVRHDVINGVIKSCVFGFAVTAIALFEGYDAPPTAEGVSRATTRTVVTSSLAILALDFVLTAFMFKGV
- the mlaD gene encoding outer membrane lipid asymmetry maintenance protein MlaD; its protein translation is MERTALDLWVGVFVAAGLAALLVLAFKVGNMSSFNVSDGYTVTAQFDNIGGLKPRAAVKSAGVVVGRVSQIAFDDKTYEATVTLSLDKRYTFPKDTIAAILTSGLLGEQYIGLDAGGSDKKLANGDKIRITQSAVVLENLISQFLYNKAAGGSAKSPASAPAGAPATQGIQQ
- a CDS encoding TolC family protein: MKKSSTLSRFMLALAVAWPAGSLAQTVNLAQAEQMSLSADPRVKEREQLVESARALLEQAQAKDGWRVNANLFVGLAPQVNGGFYQGGAPSGTTPRRDGPFPGGLSDWTSLQVALIKPLFTFGKIQHYSEAAQGNIDVRRGDVRISRADTVLDVKRAYYGYLTARDLRRFLEDVQSRLDSAVTRVSHNLKEDNGQSRQSDLYALQAARGMLGKYLSQAKAIEKISLDGLKVLTGVGMDADLQVADASLAPVALPRDSLAELQSRALLDRPEMAQLEAGMRARRALVAAKKSEQYPDVYAGIVGTANYASRRDRLNNPYIYDPFNNAGLTPVVGVKWDMEFGVVPAKVAQEQAELEALNYKNQYAQAGIPFQVSAAYQQVQANYDAQRDLAAGAAAARRWMISALADFSAGLGHADKVAEALKSYALTQAEYLKTVNDYNMDVAQMYRAVGELK